From SAR324 cluster bacterium:
TAACTAATCATACAACAAGAAGTCGAACAAAAATTACTTGACTTGAAAAAGTAAAAGATCATAATTTAATTTTTTTAAATAATTGTACAATCTTATTAGCAGATAATTGAGTAAGTTAATCAGGTTTTTAAATCAAAAATTATTTCAATTATCATAAAATAACGTGCAATTTATCAACATGGCTGAGTAGCAGCTTCCTTTAGGTCGTATTTCTCAGGATAATCATGAACCGAAGAAAATTTATTCAAAACATTTCTGTTGTGGGAGGTGCAACCGCTGTAGCAACTTCAACATTTCCTAGCCCAGCAATTTCTCAAAATAGAAAAAGATGGAATGCTGTATCAGCATTTGGTAAAGCTGGGTTGTTAGGGCAAGCTCTTGAAGAATTCACAAAATTCGTTGCAACAGCATCTGAGGGAAAACTAACTATTAAAGCCTATCATGCAGGAGAACTAGTTAAGCCGTTTGAAGCAATGGATGCCGTCCAATCAGGTGCGGCACAAATGGGATATGGAGCACCGTATTATTGGGCAGGAAAATCTGATTCTATTTCTTTTGTTGCAGCAATGCCATATGGACTTACTGCCCAAGAGCAAAATGCCTGGCTTTATTACGGGGGGGGAATAGAGCAAGCTGACAAACATGCATATAATCCACTGGGGTTAAAGTTTTTACCGATGGGGAATACAGGAAACCAGATGGGAGGATGGTATGCGAAGGAAATTAACACTGTGAATGATCTCAAAGGCTTAAAGTTTAGAATGCCTGGGTTGGGTGGTGAAATTTTGAAGACTTTTGGAGTAAACGTCATTTTGTTGCCAGGTGTTGAAGTTTTACCAGCACTTACATCAGGTGCTATTGATGGCACAGAATGGATTGGTCCCGCAGCTGACATGGGAGCAGGTCTCCACAAAGTTGTGAAAAACTACTATTATCCAGGATGGCATGAACCAGCAACAGTTCTCGATAGTTTTTTTGATATAAATGAGTGGGAAAAATTAGACGACAGCCTTAAAGAAATAGTTAAGCGGGGTGCTGCAAGTACTAACTTGTTTATACTATCCAGGTTTCAAGCAATCAACAATTCTGCCCTTCAGAAACTTACTGGTGAACACAACGTTCAACTAAAAGCGTATAGTACAGAGTTGTTGGACGCAATCGGAAGTCGTGCTGCTGATGTGCTGCCAGAAATTGCTTCTAAATCCCAAGATGCAAAAGTAATCTATAATGAGATAGTCAATATTCGTGAATCAATGTTAGATTGGTCATCTTACGCTGAAGGAAACTTTATGTCAGCAAGAACAGCTGCGAAAATGAGGAAAATATAATTTATATTTTTCTTAATTCTTAACTCATTAAGGAGATTTTACTATTAGTAAGATCTCCTTTTTTTTTATTTAATTATGAATACTTTAATCAAAATCAGCAATACGATTGATCAAATAAATGAATTTGCAGGTAAAGTTGTTTCATGGTTACTAATCTTAATGATTATTAATGTTTTTATTGTTGTAGTTTTAAGATACGTATTCAGCTATGGTGTTGTTTGGATGCAAGAGACTTATATTTGGATGCACTCAATAGTTTTTTTAGTGGGAGCTGGGTATACTTTAGCGTGTGATGCTCATGTAAGAATAGATTTAATCTATGGCAAGGCAGGTGATCGTTATAAATCTATGGTTAACCTAATTTGCACACTAATATTTGCATTACCAGTTTTATATTTTCTATTTTCAAGTAGCCTACCTTTTGTAAAAAGATCTTGGTCAATTTATGAAAAATCTGCAGAAACTGGTGGACTTCAAGGGGTATTTCTACTTAAGTCTGTCATTTTATTATTTTGTATTTTGTTTGGGCTTCAATTTGTAGCTCTAATGATAAGGAGTATTTCTACTTTTTTCATCACAAAAAATAATATTTACAAATAAAGTATGACTTCAGAAATACTCGGTTTCATTATGTTTGGGGTTACAATGGTAGCACTGCTGTTGGGATTTCCAGTAGCTTTTACACTTGCTGGAACAGCTCTACTATTTGCAGCTTTGGGTGATTACTTTGATCTAATAAATTTTGGAATGCTGTCCCTGTATCCACTAAGGATATTTGGTATAATGAAAACAGAAACACTAGTTGCTGTTCCGTTATTTGTTTTTATGGGTGTAATGCTAGAAAAATCTAACATAGCCGCAAACTTGCTTGAAGCTATGGCTAAATTATTTGGGAGAAAAGCTGGAGGACTTGGAATTTCAGTTATTATTGTAGGGACATTGTTAGCTGCCTCAACAGGAATTGTTGGGGCAACAGTAGTTACAATGGGCTTGATGAGCCTTCCTGTCATGTTGAAAGCTGGGTACAGCAGTAGGGTCTCGTCGGGTTTGATCTGCGCATCTGGAACATTAGGGCAAATAATCCCCCCTTCAATTGTTTTAGTATTGTTAGCTGAAATTCTGCAGGGAGCAAACGAGCAGGCTTCAGAACTAAAGGGGGAACTTGTTCCAGATAACCCTGTTACTGCAATTGATCTTTTTGCGGGTGCTCTACTTCCAGGTCTCTTGTTAGTAATTTTATATCTGATATTTCAAGTTGTGATTGCAATATTAAACCCTAATTCATCTCCTGCTCTGATCAGTAATATTGATGAAAACAACCCAAGCAAAGTTAAACTTTTAGACCTTTTTCAGATTATTGCTGCTCC
This genomic window contains:
- a CDS encoding TRAP transporter substrate-binding protein, with amino-acid sequence MNRRKFIQNISVVGGATAVATSTFPSPAISQNRKRWNAVSAFGKAGLLGQALEEFTKFVATASEGKLTIKAYHAGELVKPFEAMDAVQSGAAQMGYGAPYYWAGKSDSISFVAAMPYGLTAQEQNAWLYYGGGIEQADKHAYNPLGLKFLPMGNTGNQMGGWYAKEINTVNDLKGLKFRMPGLGGEILKTFGVNVILLPGVEVLPALTSGAIDGTEWIGPAADMGAGLHKVVKNYYYPGWHEPATVLDSFFDINEWEKLDDSLKEIVKRGAASTNLFILSRFQAINNSALQKLTGEHNVQLKAYSTELLDAIGSRAADVLPEIASKSQDAKVIYNEIVNIRESMLDWSSYAEGNFMSARTAAKMRKI
- a CDS encoding TRAP transporter small permease subunit; translation: MNTLIKISNTIDQINEFAGKVVSWLLILMIINVFIVVVLRYVFSYGVVWMQETYIWMHSIVFLVGAGYTLACDAHVRIDLIYGKAGDRYKSMVNLICTLIFALPVLYFLFSSSLPFVKRSWSIYEKSAETGGLQGVFLLKSVILLFCILFGLQFVALMIRSISTFFITKNNIYK
- a CDS encoding TRAP transporter large permease subunit codes for the protein MTSEILGFIMFGVTMVALLLGFPVAFTLAGTALLFAALGDYFDLINFGMLSLYPLRIFGIMKTETLVAVPLFVFMGVMLEKSNIAANLLEAMAKLFGRKAGGLGISVIIVGTLLAASTGIVGATVVTMGLMSLPVMLKAGYSSRVSSGLICASGTLGQIIPPSIVLVLLAEILQGANEQASELKGELVPDNPVTAIDLFAGALLPGLLLVILYLIFQVVIAILNPNSSPALISNIDENNPSKVKLLDLFQIIAAPLILIIIVLGSILTGIATPTESAAVGAVGASIIAAITGRFNFGIMKIVSRETTKISSMVFIILIGASMFSLVFRGFGGDIIVEEFLINLPGGPTAALLIVMAIIFFLGFFLDFIEIIFVVVPIVAPILIAIGFDPLWLGVMIGINLQTSFLTPPFGFALFYLRGVAPKEIATKEIYLGVIPFILIQIVALSIIWIFPQIVLWLPNLVF